A window of the Bradyrhizobium diazoefficiens genome harbors these coding sequences:
- the cobN gene encoding cobaltochelatase subunit CobN, producing the protein MHVVFRESRGLEETATPRDIGQDPADLVVLSYSDSDLAAFAAGWRRGRNNLPSLRLANLAELRHPLSVDTYIERTLSRARGILVRLIGGESYWSYGLAALQQLAKDRGIVLAVLPADGRDDTRLDAHSTLPVSTLRRLKVLCDTGGPVAAQAAIAQLALASGLYAGPVAGETTVPEMGFYDPARGVIAAPVGGERKPRALVAFYRSYLTAADTGPVDALIAALRNDGFDAHGVFATSLKAAGVADWLRAHLAQSPPAAIVNATAFSATGEDGTTPFDAASCPVFQVALSSARREDWAESLRGLSPGDLAMHVVLPEVDGRLFAGVVSFKSAAERDPDLQFSHLAHRPDEERVKAVAARVAAWRNLAEKPAAEKRLAIVLSNYPGRPHQIAHAVGLDALASVEALVSDLTEAGFDVAPVAALGETLLRQHLTWSVADYRAALSRLPKSLQDDLAQAWGTPENDPSCRDGAFHFAAVPCGHSIIAVQPERGDATTRDTDYHDLARTPRHAYVAFYLWLREQGIDAVVHMGAHGTLEWLPGKSVALSSNCWPEALIGDLPIIYPFIVNDPGEAAQAKRRLGAVAIGHLPPRLEASAVPESLRRLERLLDEYSTADGLDPARRQRLIAAIRDEARTAGLEDDLGLDASAAPAEAIPRIDRFVCDLKESQFGDGLHVFGRGACGDAERDALRAALTGQRVAPGPSGSPYRGRQDVLPTGRNLFAVDPRAVPTPSAHAQGIKLAEELLRRHLQDHGDWPKGLVVDLWGSATMRTAGEEFAMALHLAGLAPRWDHASGRVTGYDIIAPAELGRPRIEVTLRVSGLFRDVFAGLAQLFEAAAEALASREDEGAENPYLHRASRVFAPRPGQYGVGLSAVPDAFTPETRDAAGEAWLSASSWAFSADGEIKPDRAGIEQRLASADAFVHVQDLPETDLLLAADYAAHEAGVAAAAAHLGAAAPSLYHLDTTRPEQPHARTLTEEISRVVRARAANPGWIAGMMRHGFRGAAEITATLEHMAAFAHLAAAVPPHLFDLYYDATLGDADVRAFMARDNPAALAAMEACFTRLHEASLWRTRRNSIAAALKEAS; encoded by the coding sequence ATGCACGTCGTCTTCCGCGAGAGCCGCGGTCTGGAGGAGACCGCGACGCCAAGGGACATCGGCCAGGACCCGGCCGATCTCGTGGTGCTCTCGTACTCGGACTCGGATCTCGCGGCGTTTGCGGCCGGCTGGCGCCGCGGCCGCAACAACCTGCCATCGCTGCGGCTGGCGAACCTCGCGGAGCTCCGTCATCCGCTGTCGGTCGACACCTATATCGAGCGCACGCTGTCGCGGGCGCGCGGCATTTTGGTGCGGCTGATCGGCGGTGAGTCCTACTGGTCGTATGGCCTCGCGGCGCTCCAGCAGCTGGCGAAGGACCGCGGTATCGTGCTTGCCGTGCTGCCGGCCGACGGCCGTGACGACACGCGGCTCGATGCTCACTCCACCTTGCCGGTCTCGACGCTGCGCCGGCTGAAAGTGCTGTGCGACACCGGTGGTCCCGTTGCGGCGCAAGCCGCGATCGCGCAGCTCGCGCTGGCCTCGGGACTTTACGCCGGGCCGGTCGCCGGCGAGACGACCGTCCCCGAGATGGGGTTTTACGATCCCGCGCGCGGTGTCATTGCTGCGCCGGTCGGCGGCGAGCGCAAGCCGCGCGCGCTGGTGGCGTTCTATCGCTCCTATCTCACCGCTGCGGACACCGGCCCGGTCGATGCGTTGATCGCGGCGCTACGCAACGATGGCTTTGACGCGCATGGCGTGTTCGCGACGTCGCTGAAGGCCGCAGGCGTTGCGGATTGGCTGCGGGCGCATCTCGCGCAAAGTCCTCCGGCGGCAATCGTCAATGCGACGGCGTTCTCGGCGACCGGTGAGGACGGCACGACGCCATTCGATGCTGCGTCATGTCCCGTCTTCCAGGTCGCGCTCTCATCGGCGCGGCGCGAGGATTGGGCGGAGTCATTGCGCGGCCTGTCGCCCGGCGATCTCGCGATGCATGTGGTGCTGCCGGAAGTCGACGGCCGGCTGTTCGCGGGCGTGGTGAGCTTCAAATCGGCTGCGGAGCGCGATCCGGATCTGCAGTTCTCGCATCTGGCCCACAGGCCGGATGAAGAGCGTGTGAAGGCCGTCGCCGCCCGCGTTGCGGCCTGGCGGAATCTTGCCGAGAAGCCCGCCGCTGAGAAGCGGCTGGCCATTGTGCTCTCAAACTATCCCGGCCGTCCGCACCAGATCGCGCATGCGGTCGGTCTCGACGCGCTCGCCTCGGTCGAAGCGCTGGTGTCCGATCTCACTGAAGCCGGCTTCGATGTTGCGCCCGTCGCGGCGCTCGGCGAGACGCTGCTCAGGCAACATTTGACCTGGAGCGTCGCCGATTATCGCGCCGCGCTCTCCCGCTTACCGAAATCCTTGCAGGATGATCTCGCGCAAGCCTGGGGCACACCGGAGAACGATCCGAGCTGCCGCGATGGTGCGTTCCACTTCGCTGCGGTCCCATGCGGCCACTCGATCATCGCGGTTCAGCCCGAGCGCGGCGATGCGACCACGCGCGATACCGACTATCACGATCTCGCCCGCACGCCGCGCCATGCCTATGTCGCGTTCTATCTCTGGCTCCGCGAGCAGGGGATTGATGCCGTCGTGCATATGGGCGCGCACGGTACGCTGGAATGGCTGCCCGGCAAATCCGTGGCGCTGTCCTCCAACTGCTGGCCGGAAGCGCTGATCGGTGATCTCCCCATTATCTATCCCTTCATCGTCAACGATCCCGGCGAGGCCGCGCAGGCCAAGCGGCGCTTAGGCGCCGTCGCCATCGGCCATCTGCCACCGCGGTTGGAAGCATCCGCGGTGCCGGAGAGCCTGCGTCGGCTCGAACGTCTGCTCGACGAATATTCGACCGCCGATGGTCTCGATCCCGCCCGCCGCCAGCGTCTGATCGCCGCGATCCGCGACGAGGCGCGCACAGCCGGCCTCGAAGACGATCTCGGTCTCGATGCTTCGGCAGCACCGGCCGAAGCGATCCCGCGGATCGATCGTTTCGTCTGCGATCTCAAGGAAAGCCAGTTCGGCGATGGCCTGCACGTGTTCGGCCGCGGCGCCTGCGGCGATGCGGAGCGCGATGCTCTGCGTGCCGCACTCACAGGCCAGCGCGTCGCGCCGGGCCCGTCGGGCTCGCCCTATCGTGGGCGCCAAGACGTGCTGCCCACGGGCCGCAATCTCTTCGCCGTCGATCCGCGCGCGGTGCCGACGCCGTCGGCGCATGCGCAGGGCATCAAGCTCGCCGAAGAGCTGCTGCGTCGTCATCTTCAGGATCACGGCGACTGGCCGAAAGGCCTCGTGGTCGATCTCTGGGGCTCCGCGACCATGCGCACCGCGGGCGAGGAATTTGCGATGGCGCTGCATCTCGCCGGCCTCGCGCCGCGCTGGGACCATGCGTCGGGCCGCGTCACCGGCTACGACATCATTGCGCCGGCCGAGCTCGGCCGCCCCCGCATCGAGGTCACGCTGCGCGTATCAGGCCTGTTCCGCGATGTCTTCGCAGGCCTCGCGCAATTGTTCGAGGCCGCCGCCGAGGCGCTCGCATCGCGCGAAGACGAGGGGGCCGAAAATCCCTATCTCCACCGCGCCTCTCGCGTGTTTGCACCGCGGCCCGGACAATACGGCGTCGGCCTCTCGGCAGTCCCGGATGCGTTTACGCCCGAGACCCGCGACGCTGCCGGCGAAGCCTGGCTGTCGGCATCGTCCTGGGCATTCTCCGCCGACGGCGAGATCAAGCCCGATCGCGCCGGCATCGAGCAGCGGCTCGCGTCCGCGGATGCCTTCGTCCACGTCCAGGATCTACCGGAAACCGATCTGCTGCTCGCCGCCGACTATGCCGCGCATGAAGCCGGCGTGGCGGCGGCCGCAGCGCATCTCGGCGCAGCAGCGCCATCGCTCTATCATCTCGACACGACGCGCCCTGAGCAACCGCACGCGCGCACGCTGACGGAAGAAATCTCCCGCGTCGTCCGTGCCCGTGCCGCCAATCCGGGCTGGATCGCCGGCATGATGCGTCACGGCTTTCGTGGCGCCGCCGAGATCACCGCGACGCTGGAGCACATGGCGGCCTTCGCCCATCTCGCTGCTGCCGTGCCGCCGCATCTGTTCGATCTCTATTATGATGCGACGCTCGGCGACGCCGATGTCCGTGCCTTCATGGCGCGCGACAATCCGGCGGCGCTTGCTGCGATGGAAGCCTGCTTCACGCGCCTGCACGAGGCCTCGCTCTGGCGAACGCGCCGCAATTCGATTGCGGCTGCGCTCAAGGAGGCGTCATGA
- the cobW gene encoding cobalamin biosynthesis protein CobW, with protein sequence MNSLAKVPVTVVTGFLGSGKTTLIQHLLANPNGKKLAVLVNEFGSEGVDGEILKSCADANCPEENIVELANGCICCTVADDFIPTMEKLLARPVRPDHILIETSGLALPKPLLRAFDWPEIRSRITVDGVIALADAEAVAAGRFAPDPIAVEAQRAADENLDHETPLSEVFEDQIACADIVLLTKADLAGTAGIEAAKAAITAEMPRRVPMLPITDGVIDARVILGLGAAAENDLAARPSHHDGEEEHEHDDFASVVIDLPEVTDIDALVASVQKLAREQKVLRAKGYIAVAGKPMRLLLQAVGERVRHQFDKPWSTGGRQSKLVVIGEHGDINEAAIKAGLGV encoded by the coding sequence ATGAACTCGCTCGCAAAAGTCCCGGTTACCGTGGTCACCGGTTTTCTCGGCTCCGGCAAGACGACGCTGATCCAGCATCTTCTCGCCAATCCCAACGGCAAGAAGCTCGCCGTGCTCGTCAACGAGTTCGGCAGCGAGGGCGTCGATGGCGAGATCCTGAAATCCTGCGCCGATGCGAACTGCCCGGAGGAGAACATCGTCGAGCTCGCCAATGGCTGCATCTGCTGCACCGTCGCCGACGATTTCATTCCGACGATGGAGAAGTTGCTGGCGCGGCCCGTGCGGCCCGACCACATCCTGATCGAGACCTCGGGCCTGGCGCTGCCAAAGCCGCTGCTTAGAGCATTCGACTGGCCGGAGATCCGCTCGCGCATCACGGTCGATGGCGTGATCGCGCTGGCCGATGCCGAGGCCGTCGCCGCAGGCCGCTTCGCGCCGGACCCGATTGCGGTCGAAGCGCAGCGCGCGGCGGACGAGAATCTCGATCACGAAACGCCGCTGTCCGAAGTGTTCGAGGACCAGATCGCCTGCGCCGACATCGTGCTGCTGACCAAGGCCGATCTCGCCGGCACCGCAGGCATCGAGGCCGCCAAGGCCGCGATCACCGCCGAGATGCCGCGCCGCGTGCCGATGCTGCCTATCACCGATGGCGTGATCGATGCGCGCGTCATCCTCGGCCTCGGCGCTGCCGCCGAGAATGATCTTGCCGCGCGGCCCTCGCATCACGACGGCGAGGAGGAGCACGAGCATGATGATTTCGCTTCCGTCGTGATCGATCTTCCTGAGGTGACCGATATCGACGCGCTGGTTGCGTCGGTCCAGAAGCTGGCGCGCGAGCAGAAAGTGCTGCGCGCCAAGGGCTATATTGCGGTCGCGGGCAAGCCGATGCGGCTGCTGCTGCAAGCGGTCGGCGAGCGCGTGCGTCATCAGTTCGACAAGCCCTGGAGCACCGGCGGGCGGCAATCAAAGCTCGTCGTGATCGGCGAGCACGGCGATATCAACGAGGCCGCGATCAAGGCGGGATTGGGAGTCTGA
- a CDS encoding DUF1636 family protein: MTVTLHVCITCRAGQTLGEGEVTPGQRLHGAILEAGVPDGVNLVPVECLSACSQGCSVALSAPGRWSYVYGRLSDSHAQDVVAGAAAYAAAPDGLVPWRSRPEIFRKQSLARIPPIAVVPEAAE, translated from the coding sequence ATGACCGTCACACTGCATGTCTGCATTACCTGCCGCGCCGGCCAGACGCTCGGCGAGGGCGAGGTCACGCCCGGTCAGCGCTTGCATGGCGCAATCCTCGAGGCCGGCGTGCCCGACGGCGTCAATCTGGTTCCCGTCGAATGCCTGTCTGCATGCAGCCAGGGCTGCTCGGTCGCGCTCAGTGCGCCCGGCCGCTGGTCGTATGTCTATGGCCGGCTGTCGGATTCCCACGCGCAGGACGTGGTCGCGGGCGCCGCCGCCTATGCCGCTGCGCCGGACGGCCTCGTGCCGTGGCGCAGCCGTCCGGAGATCTTCCGCAAGCAGTCGCTTGCCCGCATTCCTCCCATTGCCGTCGTGCCAGAGGCCGCAGAATGA
- the cobO gene encoding cob(I)yrinic acid a,c-diamide adenosyltransferase → MTPEPDTKTAEETDAKHAAKMAKIKVARDKIMATKSGEKGLIIVHTGAGKGKSSSAFGMIVRCVAHGFPCAVVQFIKGAWDTGERRLLTGHFGELCQFHAMGEGFTWETQNRARDIAAARAGWDKAKELILDANLRMVVLDEINIALRYDYLDIAEVVDFLKTSKPPMTHVVLTGRNAKDELIEIADLVTEMTLVKHPFRSGIKAQAGVEF, encoded by the coding sequence ATGACGCCTGAACCGGATACAAAAACGGCCGAGGAAACCGACGCCAAGCACGCCGCGAAAATGGCGAAGATCAAGGTCGCCCGCGACAAGATCATGGCGACCAAGAGCGGCGAAAAGGGCCTCATCATCGTCCACACCGGCGCCGGCAAGGGCAAGTCGTCCTCGGCCTTCGGCATGATCGTGCGCTGCGTCGCCCACGGCTTTCCCTGCGCGGTCGTGCAGTTCATCAAGGGCGCCTGGGATACCGGCGAGCGGCGCCTGCTCACCGGCCATTTTGGCGAGCTCTGCCAGTTCCACGCCATGGGCGAAGGCTTTACCTGGGAGACACAGAATCGCGCCCGCGACATCGCGGCCGCGCGCGCCGGCTGGGACAAGGCGAAAGAGCTGATCCTCGATGCGAACCTGCGCATGGTCGTGCTCGATGAGATCAACATCGCGCTGCGCTACGACTATCTCGACATCGCGGAGGTGGTCGATTTCCTGAAGACCTCGAAGCCGCCGATGACGCATGTCGTGCTCACCGGGCGCAACGCCAAGGACGAGCTGATCGAGATTGCCGATCTCGTCACCGAGATGACGCTGGTGAAACATCCGTTCCGCTCCGGTATCAAGGCGCAAGCCGGCGTCGAGTTCTGA
- a CDS encoding cobyric acid synthase encodes MTRALMIQGAGSDVGKSLIVAGLARAFTRRGLRVLPFKPQNMSNNAAVTVDGGEIGRAQALQALAAGVEPHTDMNPVLLKPETDVGAQVIVQGKRIATARAREYAAMKPSLMGAVLESFERLKARSDLVLVEGAGSPAEVNLRKADIANMGFARKADVPVVLVGDIDRGGVIAQLVGIKTVIDPDDAAMVQGFVINKFRGDPTLFDDGYRLIEAKTGWRGFGVLPWFALAGELPAEDALGLSDARKPGQCKIACLALSRIANFDDLDPLKLEPGVDLVMVRPGEAIPGDVRLVIIPGSKSTRGDLAFLRAQGWDIDLLAHHRRGGHVLGLCGGYQMLGRSVADPDGIEGPAGDTPGLGLLEVETVMSPQKTLTRVTAVHAATDQPIQAYEIHIGRTDGSDRARPFAKLNGEPEGAISRDGRVQGSYLHGLFTSDDFRKAYLAKLDIPAGDEPYHARVESALDALADHIEKHLDVEGLLALAR; translated from the coding sequence ATGACGCGCGCATTGATGATCCAGGGGGCCGGCTCGGACGTGGGCAAATCGCTTATCGTCGCCGGCCTCGCGCGCGCCTTCACGCGGCGTGGATTGCGCGTGCTGCCGTTCAAGCCGCAGAACATGTCGAACAATGCGGCCGTCACCGTCGACGGCGGCGAGATCGGCCGTGCGCAGGCATTGCAGGCGCTCGCCGCCGGCGTCGAGCCGCACACCGATATGAACCCGGTGCTGCTCAAGCCCGAGACCGATGTCGGCGCGCAGGTGATCGTGCAGGGCAAGCGCATCGCGACCGCGCGGGCGCGCGAATATGCGGCGATGAAGCCCTCGCTAATGGGCGCGGTGCTGGAGAGCTTTGAGCGGCTGAAGGCGCGTTCTGATCTGGTGCTGGTCGAAGGCGCCGGCAGTCCCGCCGAGGTCAACCTGCGCAAGGCCGACATCGCCAATATGGGCTTTGCGCGCAAGGCCGATGTGCCGGTCGTGCTGGTCGGCGACATCGATCGCGGCGGCGTCATCGCACAGCTCGTCGGAATCAAGACGGTGATCGACCCTGACGATGCCGCGATGGTCCAGGGTTTTGTCATCAACAAGTTTCGCGGCGATCCCACGCTGTTCGACGACGGCTACAGGCTGATCGAAGCGAAGACCGGTTGGCGCGGCTTTGGCGTGCTGCCCTGGTTCGCGCTCGCCGGCGAGCTGCCGGCCGAGGACGCGCTGGGCCTGAGCGACGCGCGCAAGCCGGGCCAGTGCAAGATCGCGTGCCTCGCGCTGTCGCGGATCGCCAATTTCGACGACCTCGATCCCCTGAAACTCGAGCCGGGCGTCGATCTCGTGATGGTGCGTCCGGGCGAAGCGATTCCCGGCGATGTGCGTCTCGTCATCATCCCCGGCTCGAAGTCCACCCGCGGCGATCTCGCCTTCCTGCGCGCGCAGGGTTGGGACATCGATTTGCTCGCACATCACCGCCGCGGCGGCCATGTGCTCGGCCTCTGCGGCGGCTACCAGATGCTCGGACGCAGCGTCGCCGATCCCGACGGCATTGAAGGCCCTGCGGGCGACACGCCGGGCCTTGGCCTTCTGGAGGTGGAAACGGTGATGAGTCCGCAGAAGACGCTAACGCGTGTTACGGCGGTGCATGCGGCGACGGATCAGCCGATCCAGGCCTACGAGATTCATATCGGCCGTACCGATGGATCGGATCGCGCGCGACCGTTCGCGAAACTGAATGGCGAGCCGGAAGGCGCGATCTCGCGTGATGGGCGCGTGCAGGGTAGCTATCTGCACGGCCTCTTCACGTCGGATGATTTCCGCAAGGCGTATCTTGCGAAGCTCGATATTCCCGCAGGCGACGAGCCCTATCACGCCAGGGTCGAGAGCGCACTCGATGCGCTGGCCGACCACATCGAAAAGCATCTCGACGTCGAAGGCCTGCTCGCGCTAGCGCGCTAG
- the cobD gene encoding threonine-phosphate decarboxylase CobD, with amino-acid sequence MREHGGNLDLAQQRFGGRAEDWIDLSTGINRLPYPVGEIDAHHWQALPSRSEIEALHQAAGDAYGTGAPIVATGGAQAVIQMLPQLAPRGRARILAPTYNEYAAVLSAAGWEVGEVRALDALAGANLAIVVNPNNPDGRRYSPKDLLALLPRVGHLVIDESFVDAVPELSLASEAAQPGLLILRSFGKFYGLAGLRLGFAIGNADDISNLAAASGPWPVSGAAIAIGCRALRDDAWAKATSARLARDCVRLDDMAQALGWRLVGGAPLFRLYETPDARAAQEKLARGQIWSRAFAQNPTWLRLGLPGVDAEWSRLAEVLAR; translated from the coding sequence ATGCGCGAGCACGGTGGAAATCTCGATCTGGCCCAGCAGCGTTTCGGCGGACGCGCGGAGGACTGGATTGATCTGTCGACCGGGATCAACCGGCTGCCTTATCCGGTGGGCGAGATTGACGCGCATCATTGGCAGGCGTTGCCGTCGCGATCCGAGATCGAGGCTCTGCATCAGGCGGCCGGGGACGCCTATGGGACAGGCGCACCAATCGTTGCGACAGGCGGCGCGCAAGCCGTCATTCAAATGTTGCCGCAGCTCGCGCCGCGCGGCCGGGCGCGTATCCTGGCGCCAACCTACAACGAATATGCTGCCGTTCTGTCGGCTGCGGGATGGGAGGTCGGGGAGGTGAGGGCGCTCGATGCGCTGGCGGGGGCGAACCTCGCCATCGTCGTCAATCCCAACAATCCCGACGGTCGCCGTTATTCGCCGAAGGATTTGCTCGCGCTCTTGCCGCGCGTCGGGCACCTCGTCATCGACGAGAGTTTTGTTGACGCCGTTCCCGAGCTCTCGCTCGCTTCAGAAGCGGCGCAGCCTGGGCTGCTGATCCTGCGCTCGTTCGGAAAGTTTTATGGCCTTGCCGGCCTGCGGCTCGGCTTCGCAATCGGCAATGCGGACGACATCAGCAATCTCGCGGCGGCGTCAGGTCCCTGGCCGGTCTCTGGAGCTGCGATTGCGATCGGCTGCCGCGCCCTGCGTGACGATGCCTGGGCCAAGGCGACGTCAGCGCGACTTGCCCGCGACTGCGTTCGCCTCGACGACATGGCGCAGGCGCTAGGCTGGCGGCTCGTCGGCGGCGCACCGCTGTTTCGTCTCTACGAGACGCCCGACGCGCGTGCCGCGCAGGAGAAACTCGCGCGCGGCCAGATCTGGTCCCGCGCCTTCGCGCAAAACCCGACATGGCTGCGCCTCGGGCTTCCGGGCGTTGATGCCGAATGGTCGCGCCTCGCCGAGGTCCTAGCGCGCTAG